Part of the Sphingobacteriales bacterium genome is shown below.
GGACAAGGCTGAGCTGAAAAACCAGAAGATCATTGAAAAGGAAGGTTTAAATTTTGACAGCATATATATCATCGAGCCAAAACTGAAAGCCCTTGGCGACTCGATCAAGGATGCATGGAACGAATATGCCCGGATGGATGCGCTGACAGATTTCATCCCGCTTTTTGTTAAAGCATTGAAAGTCAGGGGTTCTTATTATTATTCCTTTAATCATCTTGACTTTATGTATAAACTGGTAGCTCCCGACAATAGTTTCAGGTTGTTCAGCTGGACTTTGCGTTTTGATGACGGTACTTACCGCTATTACGGAGCTATCCAGTACAACAGCATCAACCTGAAATTGCTGCCTCTTTACGATTATTCTCACATGATACCCTATGACATTGTGGAAGATACCATTCTCAGCAATGAATCATGGTTTGGCGCTCAATATTATGATATCGGGATGTTTAAAAAAGGAAAAAAGAAATTTTATGTTTTGCTGGGATGGGATGGAAACAATTACATCAGCAGCAAGAAAATCATTGAATTACTGACTTTTGATGAAAATGGCAATGCCGTATTCGGGGCTCCGGTTTTTCAGGACACCACCCGTACACGAACAAGGGTCGTCCTGCAATACAACAAAGATGCGGTGGTTGCCCTGAAACTGATTCATTCAAAAAACCTGATTGTTTTTGACAACCTTGTACCCCCTGTAAAAGACGATGCAGGTAAAGTCTGGACTTACCTTCCGGATGGGAGTTATAACTATTTTAAATTCAGCAAGGGAAAATTCATCTTTCATGAAGATGTCTTTAAAAATGAAAAAATCACGCAGGAAGACCTGAACGAGTCGGACAATATTTCAGGGAAACCCGGTAAGAAAAATGATTCAAAATCTGGCATTCTGCCACCGAAATAAAGGGAATTGACGAAGGCGTAAATTGTAAATCCAATATTTTTTCTATTCCCAAAATCAATCTGGCCTTATTGACCCAGTGTGTATCTGACACTAAACCCAAAATTGGTGAAAGAGGTGGGGTAACTTGTCGAAACAACCGGTTTTGTTACATTTCTGTTGAAGAACAATCTGATGGTCAGGTTGTCGTTGATCACATAGTCCAGATAGGGTTTTAACGTAAGCACCCTGCTTCCGCCAACATTCTGTGTTTCATTTTCATCGAGTTTATAAATCACCGACCTGTTGGTGCGCAGGGTAAAATCGAGCCGGAAATTCAGGTCATTTTCAAGAATGACCTTTTTGTTGTGATATTTGATAAAAGAAGGTAACTGAACCTCCTTAGCCCTGTATCCGATGCCGATGGTCAGGTCTTTGTCCCTGATTTCGGCAGTCTGATAGTTGGCAAAGGTAAAGCTGATATTTCGGGTAGTCCGGTATTCAATACGGGATGTCCAGTTGTTCACCCAGTTGATATCAAGCCCAAGCAAGGGAGCCAGTTGTTCCGTAATGGTGATGGTTTGAATCCTGTATTTGGGTATCAGGTTTTTCCCGACAACAGGAATTTCATTTTCATCGTAGTTAAGATTTGAGGTGAAATTTGAAACATTATAAGATGACCTGTATGCGTGGTTAAGGTTAATGTTTTTAATGTACTTCTTAATCCATTCAACTTTGCTCAATCCGCTGTAAGTAATGCGCCAGTTGGGGGCAGGAATGGCAGGGAAATTTGATAAAGAGGTCAGCATGGCATTTTTACCGGCATAAGCAGCAAGAAATGCAGGAATAATCACATCCTGTGAGGTACGGGTATAGCCAGCCGGAAAATCAAAGGTGTCAACGGGTCCTCCGGGAGACAGCCGGTGGGCGATGACATGCCTGTTATCTTCGAAATTCTGGTATGCCTGAGATTTGTCTTCGTTCCATCGTCCTTTTAATGCTGTCGGTAACGACCAGTAAGACATGCTGAAACTTCCACCTTCGACAGGACTACGCGACACAAAATCTCCGGTTATTTCATCATAACGGAATATTTCCTGAAAGTTTTTGGTCATTTGCCTGTTCATTTCAACATTTATCCTGAAGTCCTTAAATGGTTCCAGATTGGCATTAACAGTCAGGTTTTCAATATAGTTTTGCATGTATAGCGTATTTAGGGAAGTATCCCTCGTCAACCAACCGTTTCTGGCAGCAATAAACCTGAAATCGGGATCCTGAATTCCGGCCAGGAAGGGCAGCCCGGGAGCATTGAGATCCCAGTTATTTCCAAGTATCTGAGGCCTTTTGTCGTAGCCGGGCAGAATTGTTCCCTGATTTAATGAATAATTAATGGTTGCATTTTTCAG
Proteins encoded:
- a CDS encoding trypsin-like peptidase domain-containing protein, producing MKKSAYLILILLFLIPSVYGQQEDLSQLYEKVKKALVSVSTFKDGSLQHTGTGIFISSTGKILTANHLVNHSDSIRVKGFDGKQYRIVSVEVVSEEGDMALLQTVALPMQLSAVSLSESVFYEGDPAFSICVNEKGEFLVSEGYVSVIRRFEGVGPGILTAMHLDQNFDGAPLLNNFGEVIGMFSYPLIERFDKFFAVSIKLITENQSYKPKDYTITRVTEQKITDKAELKNQKIIEKEGLNFDSIYIIEPKLKALGDSIKDAWNEYARMDALTDFIPLFVKALKVRGSYYYSFNHLDFMYKLVAPDNSFRLFSWTLRFDDGTYRYYGAIQYNSINLKLLPLYDYSHMIPYDIVEDTILSNESWFGAQYYDIGMFKKGKKKFYVLLGWDGNNYISSKKIIELLTFDENGNAVFGAPVFQDTTRTRTRVVLQYNKDAVVALKLIHSKNLIVFDNLVPPVKDDAGKVWTYLPDGSYNYFKFSKGKFIFHEDVFKNEKITQEDLNESDNISGKPGKKNDSKSGILPPK